One part of the Flavobacterium johnsoniae UW101 genome encodes these proteins:
- a CDS encoding helix-turn-helix domain-containing protein, with protein MTQHRYLFLLITTQLIISQGNNFKIPDSLRNKNYEYLDDKIYFYKGDSTKAAIYMYTYLYKAKKEQNYTEIVNGYQNILHESPEKQRLIYADSMILEAQKSGMNTLLGSAYLSKGIVYYSRKELHEALDNYIEANKYISKTSDQYLKYKVKYNIAIIKSYLGYYDEAIALLTECVDHFKNEGARPYLNSLHALGLAYNKIGNYGKCTQTNLLGLSESERLGNKDMVPYFIHSEAVNQFFKEDYNDAIKNLKSVSDQIKKNEDFASESISCFYIGKSYWKLKKYENAVSYFLKVDQIYKSHGYIRPDLREAYELLIKYYKTKNNLDLQLYCIDQLLLADNYLNETYKYLVSKLHKEYDTNELIFEKEQIQEQFIKKKKQVYAFTGLAVSLLLLSLFLTFNHFRNRRLYKKNFDQLMLQLNTGKAPKDKFRSSGDNLADINPETVSYIIKQLEKFENEKKFLQKDLTISKLAVMFNSNQTYVSRIIRHYSGKAFKDYINDLKIEHIIALLHNNKKIRKYNNVALAEEAGFGSKQLFAQLFKAKTGMPTAYFIEQLKTESL; from the coding sequence ATGACTCAGCATCGCTATCTCTTTCTTCTTATTACCACTCAGTTAATTATATCCCAAGGAAATAATTTCAAGATACCTGATTCCTTAAGGAACAAGAACTATGAATATCTTGACGATAAAATTTACTTCTACAAAGGAGATAGCACAAAAGCTGCAATATATATGTATACGTATCTCTATAAGGCAAAAAAAGAACAGAACTACACAGAAATTGTCAATGGCTATCAAAATATCCTTCATGAATCGCCAGAAAAACAAAGATTAATTTATGCTGACAGCATGATATTGGAAGCACAAAAATCAGGTATGAATACTTTACTGGGTTCAGCCTATCTGTCCAAAGGGATTGTATATTATAGTAGAAAAGAGCTTCATGAGGCCTTAGACAATTACATAGAAGCAAACAAATACATTTCCAAAACTTCGGACCAGTATTTAAAATATAAGGTTAAGTATAATATTGCCATTATTAAATCCTATTTAGGTTATTATGATGAAGCTATTGCCTTATTGACTGAGTGTGTGGATCATTTTAAGAATGAGGGGGCAAGACCCTATTTAAATTCTCTTCATGCCCTGGGACTTGCCTACAATAAAATTGGAAATTATGGCAAATGCACCCAGACCAATCTTTTAGGACTATCCGAAAGCGAACGGCTGGGAAATAAGGACATGGTCCCCTATTTCATCCATTCCGAAGCAGTCAATCAATTTTTTAAGGAAGATTACAATGATGCTATAAAAAATCTTAAATCAGTATCAGACCAGATCAAAAAAAATGAAGATTTTGCAAGTGAATCTATAAGCTGTTTTTACATTGGCAAAAGTTACTGGAAATTAAAAAAGTATGAAAATGCCGTTTCTTATTTTTTAAAAGTAGATCAAATTTATAAAAGTCATGGCTATATCAGGCCTGATCTGCGTGAGGCTTATGAATTATTAATCAAATATTATAAAACGAAGAACAACTTGGATTTACAACTATATTGTATTGATCAATTGCTTCTGGCAGATAACTACCTTAATGAAACCTATAAATATTTGGTAAGTAAACTGCACAAGGAATACGACACAAATGAGCTTATCTTTGAAAAAGAACAAATCCAGGAGCAGTTCATAAAAAAGAAAAAACAAGTTTATGCATTCACAGGTTTGGCAGTTTCACTGCTCTTGCTATCATTGTTTTTGACCTTTAACCACTTTAGAAACAGGAGACTTTACAAAAAAAACTTTGATCAGTTAATGCTGCAGTTGAATACTGGTAAGGCTCCTAAAGATAAATTCAGATCATCTGGTGATAATCTGGCAGATATAAATCCTGAAACGGTTTCCTATATAATTAAACAGCTGGAAAAATTTGAAAACGAAAAAAAATTCCTGCAGAAGGATTTAACTATCTCTAAATTGGCCGTAATGTTTAATTCAAATCAAACCTATGTATCAAGAATCATTCGTCATTACAGCGGAAAAGCATTCAAAGATTATATAAATGATCTGAAAATTGAACACATTATCGCCTTGCTTCACAATAACAAAAAAATAAGAAAATATAATAATGTAGCGTTGGCAGAAGAAGCTGGTTTCGGCAGCAAACAGCTCTTTGCGCAATTATTTAAAGCCAAAACAGGTATGCCGACAGCTTACTTTATCGAACAGCTTAAAACGGAAAGTCTGTGA
- a CDS encoding RagB/SusD family nutrient uptake outer membrane protein: MKNIKFIIKSELLSVTFSFLFSACTGFTDVDLPSSQLTATAVFQEKSTATAGMVDIYSKMRDKGLLTGYTSGLSVQLGLYADELSFYGSPATIQANFYNNTLMQTDTALLDLWNSSYSQIYAANSVIEGVSASAKLSAADKQQLMGEAIFVRSLIHFYLLNTFGPIPYINSTNYKNNSTVSRLPEKSVYEKIKNDLELASDLLPEAYAGSDRTRPNKFAAKALLARVCLYMELWEEAANAASAVLNQTDLYKWPQSINNLFEKQSLSTIWQFIPATTGANTYEGISFVFLQGPPALVAVSSDLYNAFTSEDLRKVQWIKTVSNGSSTWYHAYKYKNQSSTAASMEYSIVLRLAEQYLIRAESRAHTGDLIGAKEDLNKTRNLAGLTNTASVTAEEILQSVYRERQLELFTEFGHRFFDLKRTGRLNEVLSPVKAQWNTSDRLFPLPESELLLNPNLLPQNEGY, encoded by the coding sequence ATGAAAAATATCAAATTCATTATAAAATCAGAACTACTCAGTGTTACTTTCTCCTTTTTATTTTCAGCATGTACTGGCTTCACCGACGTAGATCTTCCCTCCTCGCAATTAACCGCAACCGCTGTATTTCAGGAAAAATCAACTGCGACAGCCGGTATGGTCGATATATATTCGAAAATGAGGGATAAAGGCCTCTTGACAGGCTATACTTCCGGCTTATCGGTCCAACTCGGTCTGTATGCTGATGAACTGAGCTTTTACGGCAGTCCTGCAACAATTCAGGCAAATTTTTATAATAACACGCTGATGCAGACCGATACTGCTCTTTTGGATTTATGGAACAGTAGTTACAGCCAGATTTATGCTGCAAATTCAGTTATTGAGGGTGTCAGCGCATCAGCTAAGCTTTCAGCTGCCGATAAACAGCAGCTAATGGGAGAGGCCATTTTTGTCCGCAGCCTGATTCATTTTTATCTGCTCAATACATTCGGCCCAATTCCCTACATAAACTCAACAAATTACAAAAACAACAGTACAGTTTCAAGACTGCCTGAAAAATCTGTTTACGAGAAAATTAAAAATGACCTCGAACTTGCAAGCGATCTTCTGCCGGAGGCATATGCCGGCAGTGACCGTACAAGACCTAACAAATTTGCCGCAAAAGCGCTACTTGCCCGTGTCTGCCTTTACATGGAATTATGGGAAGAGGCGGCAAATGCTGCCTCTGCAGTGCTAAATCAAACAGATCTTTACAAATGGCCACAGTCCATAAATAATCTTTTCGAAAAACAGAGTCTCTCCACAATCTGGCAGTTCATCCCCGCTACAACAGGAGCAAATACCTATGAAGGAATCTCCTTTGTTTTTCTGCAGGGTCCTCCTGCTTTGGTTGCCGTCTCATCAGATTTATATAATGCATTTACTTCAGAAGATTTAAGAAAAGTACAATGGATAAAAACAGTTTCAAACGGAAGTTCCACATGGTACCATGCTTATAAATATAAAAATCAGTCCAGCACAGCGGCTTCCATGGAATACTCGATAGTGCTTAGACTTGCTGAACAATATCTGATCAGGGCAGAATCGAGAGCGCATACAGGTGACCTGATTGGTGCCAAGGAAGATCTTAATAAAACAAGAAATCTTGCCGGGCTTACCAACACAGCTTCAGTAACCGCAGAAGAAATCCTTCAATCAGTCTATAGGGAGAGACAACTTGAACTGTTCACCGAATTCGGGCATCGTTTTTTTGATCTTAAAAGAACAGGCAGGCTCAACGAGGTATTATCCCCAGTTAAAGCGCAATGGAATACTTCTGACCGATTGTTCCCTTTACCTGAATCTGAACTATTGTTGAATCCAAATCTACTTCCGCAAAATGAAGGTTATTAA
- a CDS encoding histone H1, with translation MNDLIAKINAEIETFKTETESFSEKGVKAAGARARKASLEIEKLLKEFRKVSIEESKK, from the coding sequence ATGAACGATCTTATTGCAAAAATCAACGCAGAAATTGAAACGTTTAAAACGGAAACTGAATCTTTTTCAGAAAAAGGGGTAAAAGCCGCTGGAGCAAGAGCTCGTAAAGCATCTTTAGAAATTGAGAAACTTTTAAAAGAGTTCAGAAAAGTTTCTATTGAAGAATCAAAAAAATAA
- a CDS encoding S9 family peptidase, with protein sequence MLTPTDYQLWSKLYAGKISNNGKWVSYRLHYPYTDTDTLVLQKAEFTKKYLFPHCTTGKFNAELQFACISHDTLYLQNLKTGKTDIVSSTVAFDFSANHKFIVLFVKTSDKKLNLEIRNMAGNQIYQKKEISSYCFDPEQNGLIYTSLEHNLYNTELILFKNEIEKRILTTNHNVPVKKLFWKAGGISFMSHNHGQSCFYYYNVAKAKLNTLDSKSSGFPQGMQITDSPIGNAMHSENGRNVIIWLKEHNDLLQKTDPKKVQIWNTKDKLLFDYRKYLSNPKTSDKMAVWNMQDNTVIQITDRKFSNGFLSTDYNSAFIYDPIAYEPQSKQFCPFDLYIMDLKNGNRKPVIMNYTMDEKPSGSPDGAHLCYAKNGQWWIYSIMEDTHTCLTIDLPNSFFAEDNNRPSENPSYGIGGWTTDGEIILYDKYDLWKISLDGKIKKRLTQGREMQKTFRIKTFNSDPLQSVTESNKNSLDLKKRLLLETSDKETAQTGLGYWSIKSGMKDMVWESKKISQIKKAADKDIYMYVTENFESPPKLMLYDTKPKEIMQSNPQQKYFYWSRNEKIEYISDGIKTKGILFYPSNFKADKKYPMVVHIYERQFSYLNDYVNPSLISDDGFNVHNYTANGYFVLFPDINYEFGNLKKTVTNSVLAAVDTVIAKGLVAPEKVGLIGHSFGGYEVDLIITQTDRFAAAVSGAAITDLISTYLYVGPTFRRPDFFRTENHQLRIGKSLFEDMKSYLENSPVLLASGVNTPLLSWAGAEDRHVNSQQSMEFYLALRRQNKEHILLFYPDEEHGLEQKQNATDLNIRIMEWFNSYLKGANKKEWFSTYYQ encoded by the coding sequence ATGCTGACGCCAACTGATTACCAACTCTGGAGCAAATTATATGCAGGGAAAATTTCAAACAATGGAAAATGGGTCAGCTACCGTCTGCATTACCCCTATACAGATACAGACACACTGGTTTTGCAGAAAGCTGAGTTTACTAAAAAGTACCTCTTCCCGCATTGCACAACAGGTAAATTTAATGCCGAACTTCAGTTTGCGTGCATCTCGCATGATACCTTATATCTCCAGAATCTTAAGACCGGAAAAACGGATATAGTTTCAAGCACAGTTGCTTTTGATTTTTCGGCAAACCATAAATTTATTGTTTTGTTTGTGAAAACGTCCGATAAAAAACTAAATCTTGAGATCCGAAATATGGCCGGAAACCAAATTTATCAAAAAAAAGAAATATCCAGTTATTGTTTTGATCCTGAACAAAACGGGCTAATCTATACTTCTTTAGAGCATAATCTTTACAATACGGAATTAATTCTATTTAAAAATGAAATTGAAAAAAGGATACTAACCACAAATCATAATGTGCCGGTAAAAAAACTTTTCTGGAAAGCAGGCGGGATTTCTTTTATGAGCCATAATCATGGGCAGTCCTGTTTCTATTACTACAATGTAGCCAAAGCCAAACTTAATACACTGGATTCAAAAAGTTCGGGTTTTCCTCAGGGAATGCAGATTACGGATTCTCCTATTGGAAATGCAATGCACTCAGAAAACGGCAGAAATGTAATTATATGGCTTAAAGAACATAATGACTTGCTACAAAAAACAGATCCCAAAAAAGTTCAGATCTGGAATACAAAAGATAAACTTTTGTTTGATTACAGAAAATATTTAAGTAATCCTAAAACATCTGATAAAATGGCTGTCTGGAATATGCAGGACAATACCGTTATTCAGATTACAGATAGAAAGTTTTCAAATGGATTTCTAAGTACGGATTATAATTCCGCCTTCATTTATGATCCGATTGCCTACGAACCGCAAAGCAAACAATTCTGCCCTTTTGATCTGTACATTATGGATCTAAAAAACGGCAATCGAAAACCTGTAATAATGAATTATACAATGGATGAAAAACCATCCGGATCGCCTGACGGGGCTCATCTGTGCTATGCTAAAAATGGACAATGGTGGATCTACAGCATTATGGAGGACACTCATACCTGTCTTACAATTGATCTACCTAATTCATTTTTTGCAGAGGATAACAACCGACCATCAGAAAACCCGTCTTACGGCATTGGGGGATGGACTACTGACGGTGAAATTATTCTCTATGATAAATATGATCTTTGGAAGATATCATTAGACGGAAAAATAAAAAAGAGATTAACTCAAGGGAGGGAAATGCAAAAGACTTTTCGCATTAAGACCTTCAATTCTGATCCTTTACAAAGTGTAACCGAATCTAATAAAAATTCGCTGGACCTAAAAAAGAGACTTCTTTTGGAAACCTCCGATAAAGAAACAGCTCAGACAGGTCTGGGTTATTGGAGCATAAAATCCGGTATGAAGGATATGGTCTGGGAAAGCAAAAAAATAAGCCAGATTAAAAAAGCTGCTGATAAAGACATTTATATGTACGTGACCGAAAACTTTGAATCGCCACCCAAGTTAATGCTATATGATACCAAGCCGAAAGAAATCATGCAGAGCAACCCCCAGCAGAAATATTTTTACTGGAGCAGAAATGAAAAAATTGAATACATTTCCGATGGTATCAAAACAAAAGGTATTCTCTTCTACCCTTCGAATTTCAAAGCGGATAAAAAATATCCTATGGTAGTGCACATCTATGAGCGTCAGTTCAGTTACTTAAATGATTATGTAAATCCTTCACTGATTTCTGACGATGGCTTCAATGTCCATAATTATACGGCTAACGGCTACTTTGTCTTGTTTCCTGATATTAATTATGAATTTGGAAATCTAAAAAAAACGGTAACCAATAGTGTTCTTGCGGCTGTAGACACAGTAATAGCCAAAGGACTTGTAGCTCCTGAAAAGGTAGGTCTCATTGGACATTCTTTCGGAGGCTACGAGGTCGATCTGATCATTACACAGACTGACCGTTTTGCTGCTGCTGTATCAGGCGCCGCAATAACGGATCTCATATCGACCTATTTATATGTAGGTCCAACTTTTAGAAGACCTGATTTTTTCCGGACTGAAAACCACCAGCTCCGCATTGGAAAATCACTTTTCGAAGATATGAAGAGCTACCTCGAAAATTCCCCTGTACTGTTAGCTTCAGGTGTCAATACACCTCTGCTTAGTTGGGCAGGAGCCGAGGACCGTCACGTAAATTCCCAGCAAAGTATGGAATTTTATCTCGCATTAAGACGGCAGAATAAAGAACATATATTACTGTTTTACCCGGATGAGGAACATGGTTTGGAACAAAAGCAGAATGCAACAGATCTGAACATTCGTATTATGGAGTGGTTTAATTCCTACCTGAAAGGTGCTAATAAAAAAGAGTGGTTTAGTACTTACTATCAATAA
- a CDS encoding SusC/RagA family TonB-linked outer membrane protein, with amino-acid sequence MNYFSFYKDGKALYCLIFTGMLLTFSSSFAYNSKRHLNTFYQQNQVEGTVTDHTSPLPGVTITIKGKSNLSAITDYNGHYFINAAASDSLVISFIGFKTKILPVDGNSKIDITLDYDTTTLKEVKINAGYYYVKDKERTGSITRITSRDIKRQPVTNVLATMQGRMPGVNIVQNTGMPGSGFTVEIRGINSLRSDGNSPLYIIDGVPYSSQGIGSSYTSANMPQQNSPLNSINPLDIASIEVLKDADATAIYGSRGANGVVLITTKKSKAGKTSFTADYSNGIGRVTRYKDVLDTPRYLAMRKEAFANDGVTQYPSNAYDINGTWDQNRNTNWQRELIGGTADYTNLTSTLSGGSAQTQFRLSGNYSKETTVFPGSFDYIRAGGRANINHESEDKRFKVNFSAVYTAQVSSMPLVDFTQTALQLSPNAPALYDQSGNLNWENNTFQNPLAILNGKTKGNTYDLFANVSLSYELGAGFTASGNFGYTDLDQKQINLQPSTIYNPSYGLGTESSLAISNVLNRNSWIVEPKLSWVKNIGNMTIDALAGTTFQQQKGDQLITQSRGFSSNSLVSNPASSSTTTILNSDETIYKYQAFFARINLNLAGRYILNFTGRRDGSSRFGPGRQFADFGAVGAAWIFSESKWLNENISFLSFGKIRMSYGTTGNDQIGDYQFMDTYNTSGTKYQGISGMQPSRLFNADFGWETNKKAEFAIETGFIKDRILAGFAWFQNRSSNQLVGIPLPGTTGFSSIQANLDATVQNTGIEITLKTQNIINNNFSWSTNFNLTSIKNELLSFPGLDVSTYKNRYVIGQPLNLVKAYHYTGIDPATGTYQFEDVNGDGVFTANEDKKTVKNLNPKYYGGLQNHLRFHKLELDFLFQFVKQENYDENYGQPMPGTMNNQSTSIASHWQSEDKDQGTYQGYSVSNSSKLQAYLRYTQSDASISDASYIRLKNISLTYELPKTWTKKITCRLSLQGQNVLTFTKYKGIDPEFRSTGYLPPLKIYTSSIQLTF; translated from the coding sequence ATGAATTATTTTTCATTTTACAAGGATGGAAAAGCTCTTTATTGCCTAATTTTTACGGGTATGCTACTGACTTTTTCATCATCGTTTGCCTACAATTCAAAAAGGCATTTAAACACTTTTTATCAACAGAATCAGGTAGAAGGAACCGTCACTGATCATACTTCCCCTCTGCCTGGTGTGACCATTACTATCAAAGGAAAATCAAACCTCTCAGCGATTACCGATTACAACGGTCATTATTTTATAAATGCAGCTGCAAGTGATTCTCTTGTCATTTCCTTCATAGGTTTTAAAACAAAAATCCTTCCAGTAGACGGAAATAGTAAAATAGACATTACACTAGACTACGATACGACAACACTTAAGGAAGTAAAAATAAATGCTGGATACTATTATGTTAAGGACAAAGAGCGGACGGGAAGTATCACTCGAATCACCTCCAGGGATATCAAAAGACAGCCCGTAACCAATGTGCTAGCAACCATGCAGGGAAGAATGCCCGGAGTCAACATCGTACAAAACACTGGTATGCCCGGCAGTGGGTTCACGGTAGAAATACGAGGAATAAACAGTTTAAGAAGCGACGGAAACAGCCCTCTTTATATAATAGATGGCGTACCGTACTCTTCCCAAGGCATAGGAAGCAGTTACACCTCAGCAAATATGCCACAGCAGAACAGCCCTCTTAACAGCATAAATCCTTTGGATATAGCAAGTATTGAAGTACTGAAAGATGCCGATGCAACTGCTATTTATGGTTCACGGGGAGCTAATGGTGTTGTGCTTATCACGACCAAAAAAAGCAAGGCCGGTAAAACCTCTTTCACGGCTGACTATTCAAATGGAATCGGAAGAGTAACCCGGTATAAAGATGTGCTCGATACACCAAGATATCTGGCGATGCGTAAAGAAGCTTTTGCCAATGACGGTGTAACACAGTATCCCTCCAATGCCTATGACATCAATGGCACATGGGATCAAAATCGAAACACCAACTGGCAGCGGGAACTCATCGGAGGAACTGCCGATTATACCAATTTAACCTCTACACTTTCAGGGGGCTCAGCACAGACTCAGTTTCGTCTTAGTGGAAATTATTCCAAAGAAACCACTGTATTTCCGGGAAGCTTTGACTATATCAGAGCTGGCGGAAGGGCAAACATAAATCATGAATCAGAAGACAAAAGATTTAAGGTCAATTTTTCAGCCGTTTATACTGCACAGGTTAGTTCAATGCCCCTAGTGGATTTTACACAGACAGCCTTGCAGCTTTCTCCCAATGCACCGGCATTATACGATCAATCCGGTAATCTGAATTGGGAAAACAATACCTTTCAAAATCCGCTGGCCATCCTGAACGGAAAAACAAAGGGAAATACCTACGATTTATTTGCTAATGTTTCGCTTTCCTATGAACTCGGAGCTGGTTTCACAGCAAGCGGCAACTTTGGTTACACAGATCTAGATCAGAAACAAATCAACCTGCAACCATCGACCATCTATAATCCTTCCTACGGACTGGGGACTGAATCTTCACTGGCTATTTCGAATGTCTTAAATCGTAATTCGTGGATTGTAGAACCAAAATTATCATGGGTAAAAAACATCGGCAATATGACAATTGATGCCCTGGCCGGAACGACCTTCCAGCAACAAAAAGGAGATCAGCTCATTACACAATCCAGGGGATTCAGCAGTAATAGTCTAGTCTCAAACCCAGCTTCTTCCTCAACAACTACAATTTTGAATAGTGATGAAACCATATACAAATATCAGGCGTTTTTCGCCAGAATAAATCTGAATTTGGCAGGAAGATATATCCTGAATTTCACCGGAAGAAGAGATGGCTCCAGCCGTTTTGGTCCCGGCAGGCAGTTTGCCGACTTTGGTGCCGTAGGAGCAGCCTGGATATTCAGTGAAAGCAAATGGCTGAATGAAAATATTTCGTTCCTAAGTTTTGGAAAAATACGAATGAGTTATGGTACAACTGGTAATGACCAGATAGGTGACTATCAGTTTATGGATACGTACAACACATCCGGAACCAAATATCAGGGTATCTCCGGAATGCAGCCCAGCAGACTTTTTAATGCTGATTTTGGATGGGAAACCAACAAAAAAGCAGAATTTGCAATTGAAACAGGCTTTATTAAAGACCGCATATTGGCTGGTTTTGCATGGTTTCAAAATCGATCCTCCAACCAGCTTGTCGGAATACCACTTCCGGGAACAACGGGTTTTTCTTCCATTCAGGCAAATCTGGATGCCACAGTCCAGAATACAGGTATAGAAATCACTCTGAAAACTCAAAATATAATCAACAATAATTTTAGCTGGTCTACAAACTTTAACCTGACAAGCATTAAAAATGAATTGCTTTCATTTCCGGGACTTGATGTCTCCACATACAAAAACAGATATGTAATCGGACAGCCTTTAAATTTAGTAAAAGCATACCATTACACAGGTATTGATCCTGCTACAGGTACTTACCAATTTGAAGATGTAAACGGTGATGGGGTATTTACGGCCAATGAAGACAAAAAAACAGTTAAGAACCTGAATCCAAAATATTACGGTGGTCTGCAGAATCATCTACGCTTCCATAAATTAGAATTGGATTTCCTGTTCCAGTTTGTAAAACAGGAAAATTATGATGAAAACTACGGTCAGCCTATGCCCGGTACAATGAACAATCAATCCACCAGTATTGCATCACATTGGCAGAGCGAAGATAAGGATCAGGGCACTTATCAGGGTTACAGTGTATCAAACTCATCCAAACTACAGGCTTACTTAAGGTATACACAGAGTGATGCTTCCATTAGTGATGCTTCTTATATCCGCCTGAAGAATATTTCTTTAACCTATGAGCTTCCAAAAACCTGGACCAAAAAAATTACATGCAGGCTCAGTCTACAGGGACAGAATGTACTGACTTTCACTAAATATAAAGGTATTGATCCCGAATTCAGGTCTACCGGATATCTCCCTCCCTTAAAAATCTACACCAGTAGTATACAGTTAACATTTTAA